Genomic segment of Mycobacteriales bacterium:
AGGGGGCTACCCGCAACGCGTGCTGGGGCAAGATCCGCTGCTTGTCGACCTCGACTTCAGCGGCCAGTGCTTGGTCGCCGAGGGGTTCGCTGTCGAGGGGATCGTGCCGGGTGTCCTTCGCGTTGCTGGTACGCCGGTCTGCGCCGATGTGACGGACGACGAGCGCTTCGAGGCCGGACCCCTGCACGTCGCAGGCGAACCGCACGCACCTGTTCCCGATGACAGAGCAGGTCTGCGCGTCGAGATCGAGGTGGACGGTCCCGCGCCGACGTCGGGACCGCTGGACTACCGCGTCCGTCTGAGCAATCCGACGAGCGAACCGATCTCCCTGGACCCGTGCCCTGCGTATGTGACGGGCCTCTACCGCAAGGACTCGAGCGGTGAGTCCTACTCAGGCTCCGGCGGACGGCTCAACTGCCACGCAGCACCCGATGCGGTCCCGGCGGGCGGATCCGTGGTCTTCGCCATGCGGCACGAGACCACCGACCCGGATGGCATCCCCGGTCCGACTGACGTGCAGGCGATGTCGCTGCGCTGGGCCATCGCCGGCCCGGCGCCTGCTAGCGCGGACGTTCGGGTCGCGTCCCCGGCGCCGTCGTCGGCACAGGCGGCCACCCCGAGCTCGTCCAGCGGTGGCGCGACACCGGCGGGCGCGGCCTGCCGAGCCCGCGACCTCGAGGCGCGCTTCGAGGGTCGTCAGGCGGCCAGCCAGGACGGCAGCCCGCGCATCGACAGGTTCCTCGTGGTCCGCAAGACGACGAGCGGGGGCTGCCTGCTCCGAGGTGTTCCCGTGGGTGCCGTCTTCGTGCAGGACGGCGACCTCGGTGCGGGCGTGAACGTGGAGCCGGCTAAGCAACCCTCGCCGGTCGAGATGCTGCTCGAGCGCGGACAGGAAGCTGTGGCCATCCTGCAGCACGGCACGTGCGCGCCACCGACGGAGCGCACCTACTTTGCCTTCCGCCTGCCCAGCGGCGACGACCTGCGCGCGGAAGCGCCCGTCGAAGCGGACCAGGAGGACGGAGGCGCGCTGAGGCAGTGCGACCTCCTGGCCTACGCCTTCGCTCCTCGCTCATGAGGCGGCTTGGCATGCTGGCGCCATGAGCGATGTGGTGCACGCGGCGGAGCGGTCCCGGTTCGAGATCGTCGAGGGCGAGCACCGGGCGGTGCTGACCTACGTGCGGACCGACGACCAGGTGGTGCTGGAGCACACGGTCGTCCCGCCCGAGCTGGGCGGGCGCGGGCTCGGCTCGGACCTGGCTCGAGCCGCCCTGGAGTGGGCCCGCGAGCAGGGCCTTGCCGTCGTACCTCAGTGCACGTTCGTGCAGTCGTTCCTGGCCAAGCACCCCGAGGTGACCGAGAGCGTGACCCTTCGACAGGCGAGGGGTGTCTGATCCTCTCGCGACGACACGCCGCACGTCGCCGCGAGACGATCACCATCGCCCACTCGGGCTCAGGGGGTCGTCGCAACAGCCTGACGTGAGGGGTTGGGGTGAGTGTCGGACCTGGAGGGGATGATCGGGGCCTCATGACTGCGCTCGAGAGGTTCTCCCCCGCGACCCGGGCGTGGTTCGAGGGCGCCTTTGCGGCGCCGACCGCGGCGCAGGAGGGCGCGTGGGCGGCGATCAGCAGCGGCGACCACACCCTCGTGGTCGCGCCGACCGGCTCCGGAAAGACGCTGTCCGCGTTCCTGTGGAGCCTCGACCGCCTCGCTGCGACTCCCCCACCCGCGGACCCGAAGCACCGCTGCCGGGTCCTCTACGTCAGCCCACTCAAGGCGCTCGCCGTCGACGTGGAGCGCAACCTGCGGGCGCCCCTGACCGGCATCCGGCAGGCGGCGCAGCGGCTCGACCTGCCGGTGCCCGACATCCGGGTCGGCACCCGCTCCGGTGACACTCCGGCCGACGAGCGGCGGGCCTTCGCGAAGACCCCGCCGGACGTCTTCATCACGACGCCGGAGTCGCTCTTCCTGGTCCTCACCAGCGCCGCCCGGGAGTCGCTGCGCGGTGTCGAGACGGTCATCATCGACGAGGTCCATGCCGTCTCCGGCACCAAGCGCGGCGCCCACCTGGCCCTCAGTCTGGAGCGGCTCGACGCCCTGCTCGAGAAGCCCGCGCAACGGGTCGGCCTGTCCGCGACGGTCCGGCCGATCGACGAAGTCGCCCGCTTCCTCGGCGGCGGCCGCGAGGTCACCATCGTCCAGCCGCCGTCGACCAAGGTGATCGAGGTCGAGGTCGTCGTCCCCGTCGAGGACATGTCGGCTCTCGGCGAGTCGACGGGCCCCGTCCGCGGCGGGTCGGCCGCCGGCGCCGAGCCGCGGGCGTCCATCTGGCCCGCGGTCGAGGAGAAGATCGTCGACCTGGTGGAGGCCCACCGCGCGACCATCGTCTTCTGCAACAGCCGCCGCACCGCCGAGCGGCTGACGAGCCGCCTCAACGAGATCGCCATGGAGCGAGCCCACCCCACCGAGCCGCAGCCGCTCGAGGCCTACGACCGGCCGGACGGCTCCGCGGGCGTCAAGCCGGCCGGCGCAAGCTTCCAGCGCGG
This window contains:
- a CDS encoding GNAT family N-acetyltransferase produces the protein MSDVVHAAERSRFEIVEGEHRAVLTYVRTDDQVVLEHTVVPPELGGRGLGSDLARAALEWAREQGLAVVPQCTFVQSFLAKHPEVTESVTLRQARGV